ggtgagctgagctgtcggtgagctgagctgagctgttgggtgagctaaggtaaagtgagctgagctgagctgtgatgggtgagaggatacattgatttttatttggaaagtataatgaaatatgaagatattttaaacttttataaaacaccatagcttaagatgtttggttctagttattaatggaattattttaacacatggatatttttataaataagacagataatttttcgtgaccttttctcttggttttttttaatagtaaatatatttctatttttttagtaaaatatttctttttttatcataaaaaaaaaattccggtacaatccggtttttcgatttttttcaaaattccgagaaaatcgcgtttgaaagttggggtaaattttttttttcgaaaaatccccgtatctttgaacgctcctggaagctaaaccgcttcagagcaatttttaggagtgatgcttaatgatagcttgtgtcatgggcctacgctttacacattgtcagatttttaaaaaatagccttccatgttaaaccaccacagcatgcctattttttcagaatcgtgcctattttttttacttttaagttctcccggtttgagaacgcgtggacctacagggatgggagttgtacccaaatgtaggttagagtccccgctaccttttggcatcaaaaattttattatcattttctttaaaattccgcgatataggcgttggaagttgggggcgcgaaaacttctgggagctgaacgctttgatctagagacagggaagtggtgccatatgaaagcttatattctcagctagccgatagtggtataatccggtttttcgcttgcacattttcagatttttaaaaaatcgccttccatgttaaaccgccacatcatgcctattttttcagaatcgtgcctattttttttttttacttttaagttctcccggtttgagaacacgtagacctacagggatgagagttgtacccaaatgtaggttagagtccccgctaccttttggcatcaaaaattttattttcattttcttcaaaattccgcgatataggcgttggaacgctttgatctagagacaggggagtggtgccatatgaaaggttatattctcagctagccgatagtggtataatccggtttttcgatttttttcaaaattccgagaaaatcgcgtttgaaagttggggtaaatttttttttcgaaaaatccccgaatctttgaacgctcctggaagctaaaccgcttaaGAGCAATTTTTAGGAGCAatgctaaatgatagcttgtgtcatgggcctacgctttgcacattgtcagatttttaaaaaatcgccttccatgttaaaccgccacatcatgcctattttttcagaatcgtgcctatttttttttttacttttaagttctcccggtttgagaacgcgtagacctacagggatgagagttgtacccaaatgtaggttagagtccccgctaccttttggcatcaaaaattttattttcattttcttcaaaattccgcgatataggcgttggaacgctttgatctagagacaggggagtggtgccatatgaaaggttatattctcagctagccgatagtggtataatccggtttttcgattttttttcaaaattccgagaaaatcgcgtttgaaagttggggtaaaatttttttcgaaaaatccccgaatctttgaacgctcctggaagctaaaccgcttgagagcaatttttgggagcgatgctaaatgatagcttgtgtcatgggcctacgctttgcacattgtcagatttttaaaaaatcgccttccatgttaaaccgccacatcatgcctattttttcagaaacgtgcctatttttttttttacttttaagttctcccggtttgagaacgcgtggacctacagggatgagagttgtacccaaatgtaggttagagtccccgctaccttttggcatcaaaattttttttttttattttcttcaaaattctgagatataggcgttggaagttggggcgctcactttcagctaagctcaaatgagctaagctatggtacctagctcaaatttgagctgagctgtgagctgagctgaaatgtgagctttttgcaaccctggcaacttgccacatggaaattaccacatgcaacttgccacatgcaacttgccacatgtaacttgccacatgcaacttgccacaagcaacttgccacaggcaacttgccacatgcaacttgccacatacaacttgccacatgcaacttgccacatgcaacttgccacatgtaacttgccacatgcaacttgccacatgaaacatgttacttgcaacgtgttgtgtgttttatgtttgccgtactgcggcgtactgcatttttaaatactaaagtactgcctactctaaaggtgaaacgacagccctgctacccagggtgatcgcgtcataacccctttgacattcttgtcaaaaagtaaattttcatacccaccctcccataagaagtataacttcaaaaattataccattaaaaagccaaatatttcttctcaataataaaaccatttttaaatttttacaatgcgcaaaaagtattaaaataatttattaaaaacaatcatttcttgtgaaaaaagtgaaaaaaatcatttccatcaccaaaaaattaattttttttgatataacaacctataataaatcttataccaccttaaagcttattgcttcagctcaaaatatatatatcgatcatgtctattaggcatctccaaaaagagctagaattttttgaactcgatcaattttcatcaaaagaaaggtaacTTTATCAGGATgcttaataaagttaaatcaaatttgtatttgctttagatcaaaagatagaacctgttgtgtttttatttcaccgttatctcaaaattgtgactacaaaattgattgaaattttgcacaaatatattcctgtctattatctatctacaatgtaaatttcattcatttatctgttgaagaaaaaaagataaaaataaaaaacagttaaaaaaggtaaaaaaaaacttgagacaACAAATCtggtttttcccgttattcgatcaaaaaccattttataataccaattttttgcacatgtatgcgtcatagactacatgttctatatgctttagattttttgaacgctacaaaaaatttaaaaaaataaaaaatcacccaaGAATACctcaaaataagtaggtgtttttcaaaaattcatatttcgaaacgcagagacttaaaaaaaaatccgtattagacccctaatttttttttaattatctttcgaatgacgtttttcaaattgtcaaaaaaaattttccctacctataatcactactttgtcaaaggtctacctcaagttttagttttagaaaaccattaatagcttggttttgaaattttttagaattttttcaataccattgtcagttttgcaataaatttatctattgattaaaaaaaaaattcaactctttacattgtcgcgtttagaaaatagctaattttttgaaattttgttttactccTATTTatcctattaaaagatggaattttttaaaatccttcaaatgtatttaacttcaggttattatctttcaaatgagctatagaagatttttgtatctttaatagtttattttaaattttaaattgaaatttttgccgcactgctaaaaattttaagtggaacgttagaaaatggcgtcactttttcgtggtggctcccatggttcatcgatttataagacgttttcacgtcaaaaaaaaaaaaccttttcacatttcttataaaattaatgaacaaattaaattaaaattcttgtTTAATGATTATTATAACATACtttaacttttaccataagagcaagtacgtgcgacccagtcctgcattatatttatcttcttctagatttttcaagcagaaaatatttttgaaatcgatttgaTTTTGCCTCAACATTTCTGTCAATAAACACTTATACcaaaacctttttaaaattgttccccaaataaaaaaaggaaaacttaAATTGTGATTcttggttattttttaagaaaaaattgttttacagtacCGCTCTAAATGTAATAGGTACCATGTAGCGGTTATTTAAGAAAACCCATACCTTAGTATGACTTAACATATATAAATGCataaaggccccaacccatagaatccgttgcgtccgttccgtcaatccatccgttgaagttgaaggatgggacagaaaggggtgacccatagaaaacgtcgtacgacggattgctttttgacagctcacttcaaattccgaggtgtgttcgatattttatcgctgaataagcactaaggaagttctgatgcaagaaatttttaacttttattgttgttcttttttttaataaaataaaatgcacgactagatttcctgtaggtacttgctcttcagttaaaaacaattttttataacaaattatgagttgtaggtatgactttggcatagtaaaattgaactttacaacagaatttgagtatttaattgatataatttattagaaaattggTCAAGGTCtttattttaagaagaaatGCTCTTTGCGaatgtgtttaaaaattttttgattattcaGGTATTAATTTATAAAGCTGTTCCTTTATTCTTgctcaagataattttttaggccatttttcttcaaaatatatgTGATTCTATGTTAACCACACATATTTCTTTGTTTCATTCACAAGTTTACTGGAAAACTCAAAGTTTTTATGTCTTAAAAGGCTAAGAATAAAATATTGTTCGttgtttaagttaatttttttattttaagacacATTTACAACAAATATTTGAAGGGTCTTCCTTGAGTTTGTAGATCCAGTTGTTTAGATTTTATTGAGAATATAAATTGATTCAACTTTGCAGATACAGCTTAACAGTACaacatttgttttcttaaaatatgtgcccatgattatgaaagtggactaagtcactttttgcattgtttaaagaaaaacttacataataatttttttataaagatttaattatatttcttttatgaagaagtttatttacttcaatttcgctttcaagtaaactttaccccttaaataataatcacaacaataacattactgttaaaaaaggagccaagttctcctatgttgaagttatgctggcacaaaaagtactgaaatgtaaaagtgtaccaagttctaaagcttggctttaaatttgtacagataaaatgttgattgttctcttgaatttttttcttttaattaccgatttttaaagctatttgaaaaattgccaagcaaacaatcaacattttatttatacaaagttaaagccaagctttagaacttggtacacttttacatttcagtactttttgtgccagcataacttcaacataggagaacttggctccttttttaacagtaatgtttttgttgtgatttcactactttttgcaaggtattgctgtagaacttaaaatctctataactgatgaacactcagagaaaatgggcggttaccacgccccttgtctaaaattctcaaattttaatttttttcttttatttaaactaccaggtttaccattttaccaaattttaaggttctacgacagttagaaatgctctataatatttgatgaaaattcagcagaaatgggccgttgccacgccccctatccaaaattctccaattttaaattttttccttggtATAACTTACTAGCTTTACCATTCTATCAAGTTTCaaaattctacgataatcagaagtgctctaaaaaatttgatgaaatttagtgaaaatgggcagctgccacgccccctggctaaaatttaaaatttttccctttgtataaacCGCCAGCTCtatcattctaccaagtttcaagattctacgatagttagaagtgctctaaaataatTGATGacaattcagcgaaaatgggcggttaccacgccccctgaattgaaaatctcaaattttcgattttttcctttgtatgcacCTCAATCCCCATCACTGTGCCAAattacaagtttctacgataacgggaagttctccataatttttatgatctgtcagtgagtgaatcagtcagtcagtcagtcagtcagtcagttacggtttttgagattttcggagccctatatctcaggaaCTACTCATCCTAGGCAGCAGAAATTTcgtaaggagtttttttttcgaccaGTTCATACAAAtggagcgagtttgaaatttctgacaTATTTGGTATAGTAGTtggaggggggtcgaaaatggcctgagttgtttcctgtaaataaggttgtagtgccaaagttgctagagaacttggctgggcactaccgtgccccttgattattTTAAGGCTACCTAGATTTGATGCCTTtcttaggagtgacttagtccactttcataattaagggcacatatgtaTAACCAACCAATAAACACACCATAATTTAGTGTTATCTTGTTCCAGGACAACCTCTTTTTCTACAACTTTCATAAAATCCCAATTTGAGTAAAAGCTAGACGATCGATTTTCCAGAATTCAATCATTTATTGTCTCTTACAtgccaataaaaacaaaatcatccaGTCCGTGTTTCGCTGCACAAGATCTGATTCCTTTTACCAGCTTATTAGAGCTAAActatgttatttaaaatttgataaattgaGGTGAACTTCTAGAAATGATTTTGTTTTCCTATCTATCTACGCTAACTCTTGCATATTTGTTCAAAACTAGttatttcaattattaaaacaaacaaaataaattcaaattaaagaaaatcaaatcACTTATCATTTTGATTGACGATCatcaaataatttaaagtttaatttcgCACATGTGAACTCCACAGCATTAACATAACTTGAAATTCAAGCATGCACAGTGCGTATTTCGGGTAATATTTTTGATGGCAACgacaaaaaattcttcaaacttAATACcggtatttaattttatagatttaGTTTTAATTTGCACGCAACTTTTTTGGTTGCTACCGAATAAAATATGTAACAAGACTATGAAGGGTTGCTTTGCTTacatttgataattttttttgtcatcaaaTTGGTATATCAGTGAGACCTTGATACAAATATATCTTACACCTTAGCAAAGGTGTGGATCTGAATGACTTTGATGTTAGTTAAAAAGggcatttattgtttttatcatattttaaatgcaaatgatTGACTTTGATCCAATCGACTTGTGGCGGACATGATAGAATAATCATTAAATATCTGTGGCCACGACTTAGCCAAATGCGTGTGCGTGTGatttagattgaaaaaaaaagttgatacaTTAAAGATGCGTACCGGTTCGATAAAATTCTAATTTGCATCAATTATTTCGTGTTTTAACTTTACTCGTTTATTCCTGATTTGTAACACATTTTCGATGCTTGATTTAATTTCGAGGCTAGAAAACAGCGTTTGAGTATAAAAGGCAAATTCACTGATAATTCTTCATCCACTTAGTTTCCTCCGGTTAACAAGCAGACAACCTTTTATCTCAACATGAAATTCGTCATTGTTTTCGTTGCCCTTTTCGGTTTGGCTTTGGCCGCTCCACCACAATCTAATGCTGAGGCTACCGTCCTCCGTCAGGACTCCAACGTTGGTGCTGAAGGATACCAATTCTCGTAAGTTTACAAATACCTATTGCTTTGGTAAATCAAATCTAATAACTTCTTGTTCttctaataattaaaatatagtGTTGAGACCAGTGATGGCAAATCTCACTCCGAAGAAGGTCAATTGAAGAACATTGGAACTGAAAACGAAGCCCTCTCCGTCCGTGGATCATTCACTTACTTGGGAGATGATGGTGTCACCTACTCCGTCAGCTACGTCGCCGATGAGAACGGTTTCCAACCCAGTGCCGCTCATTTGCCAGTTGCCCCAGTTGCCTAAGTGATTTGATAATGAAGTTTGCCTGCCCTATGTATTGCTGATTATTGTGTTCTGTTCAATTTCTATACCCCGGATTGATAAACATGATAATTGTTGTTAActaatatattaaattaaaaaagataatactctaaaaaacggttttttttctcttttctttcgATACTACAACGTCTATGAATTTTCAGCTCACATAGAACGCAGCTCATAAATTGGCTATTGTAGCtaattttgtcatatttttgaagtgaaaacttctttagtatcgtagtgatttgaaacaagatgaaaggaaaaagcgacacgaaaaatcaattgatcataatttttttgttttaatagatagataaatgaaatttatacagtagaaaggtaattaaataaattatgattatgatttcatattcaaaattctgagataacggtgaaaagatgttctttttctaaacatgttatatcttttgatctagagtacataacaaatttatttaactttaatacgcatgctttcatttaatatatcacacataacggtacgtgctctacaagttataaaaactttaatttaaaaaacttgaaaaatacctcaaaacaccacctgtgaagatttgttgccgatgaccagccagcagtagtggaagtaccgtaatctcagtttgaaatttcgacatggttagctttaaaaaatacttactttttttgtaggcatcgtagaaatatgattgaagcgtcatacaaaaggtgaaataataatgatataaaatcattataggttgtcttttaaaaaatggatttaatggcgttaggaAAGAAAAGAGATTCTttttctagctctttttgtagatgttgtatagacatggtcgatataaatatttggagctgaaacaataagctttcagatggtataaaatttattgtaggttgccatataaaaaaagtgatggaataaaaaaaagttaaattttatcgattttttaaaaatgatttttaaggtttcacttcaaccacgtgtgaattgcacacatgtttttttttgtgtataatttGGCTAACAAACTCATGCAATCCGAACATACTGCAGTTCAAAAACGAAAGCTTTTTCTCGAAACGTGTTTTTTCCACGCtctgcaacgtaactcaaaaataaTGCCCATtgcaataaacaaaaattgttgacAACATTTTagcaataaatattgttttttacaattttttttataaaaacattgtattttcttgtttttttttttaatttttttattttaatttttcacatttttttattttggtaaaTACAAGACGTAGTTACAGACCCCATAGAATTAAGCAGATCGCACCTTAATtaaagcggatttctgcatggttttttgctaagatgagtttcaccttaaattaaggggacatcaccttaaattaaggtgacaagtcacattaatttcttaagtgcgtaaattaaaaaaaaacaaaactggcaTCTattggggatcgaacctacaactgttgggttactaggccagtgccttaccactgtgctatctcactgttggaaataagtatgataaactgcaagtaaagctaaagtgtcactatgattttaaaatttttattttttgtaggtatttttaagatgaacattcacattaaaataagatgaagttcacattaaatttaactgagtttaagtggaatcacgttattttaagcggatatcaccttattttaaggtggtgaaatttaatatgcgcatcatcttattttaaggtgacatttttttcaatgaatgcATATTTATTACTTGCACAAAATGACGTACCGTTTTTGtcacttaaaataattattatattcctgaaaaaaaaaacaaaccctcTCATTATTGTGTATGaaataatacttaaataaaatgcacaaaaaaataaaaaaaaaatgtttgaatgtttttttctttataatttaataatagttAACAACATTTGTCATGCTTTTCTTCCAAAAGTATGAAATTAAACACAACAAATACACAGACAGGCAGACTTATATcatttttgatattatttaaGCAACTGGGGCAACTGGCAAATGAGCGGCACTGGGTTGGAAACCGTTCTCATCGGCGACGTAGCTGACGGAGTAGGTGACACCATCATCTCCCAAGTAAGTGAATGATCCACGGACGGAGAGGGCTTCGTTTTCAGTTCCAATGTTCTTCAATTGACCTTCTTCGGAGTGAGATTTGCCATCACTGGTCTCAACactatattttaattattagaaGAACAAGAAGTTATTAGATTTGATTTACCAAAGCAATAGGTATTTGTAAACTTACGAGAATTGGTATCCTTCAGCACCAACGTTGGAATCCTGACGGAGGACGGTAGCTTCAGCAGAAGACTGTGGTGGAGCGGCCAAAGCCAAACCGAAAAGGGCAACGAATACAATGACGAATTTCATGTTGAGATAAAAGGTTGTCTGCTTGTTAACCGGAGGAAACTTAGTGGATGGTTATTTTTTGGTGCCTAAGCCATTTATAGTCGATCACATCTTCATTCGATTAATTCAATCACGCATACAAATTAAGCCTAAATCAGGAATGAACAGAACTGatgataaaaaatatgttaatttaatttatttaaactggTAGTAGGTATAAATGTTTTCACGCACTTCTTGGATGAGTTTGTAAGTAAAATGGATTTTGTATATTAATTTAGATAGATACCTacctaattttataaaattatagattaaacttaaatgtcaaaaactaagtttttgggttttaatttttctctttaTCAAAACTAGTTGGATTCTTTACAAATTTTAGTGAAAATATACGTTATTATGTTTATCATGTTAGTTTGAATTTttctgtttgaaaattttaatttttcgattgaaaaaatgacttaattctgaaccaaacatttttttttagttttagaaatttcaattcagcaattttttggttttttaacgatttaacgatatttttattgaacagttattatatatacaatttgcttaaagctagtaatctaaaaatgtacattgattatattagtaatatgttggcacaaaaggggcctaacgtttttacattgttttttttttttaagctaaatttacagttaattgtcattgtgtttgttttaaatattaattctgtTGGCAGCTTCTTAACTCGGGTTGTTCAGGTCCGGTTGTCATTGTAAAGGTTGGATTAGGGAGAGGTGAGGCTTTCAGCCACGATAGTGAGCTGATCCAGGATCAGCGTAGAAGGGGATGTTCTCTTCGTCGTTGGTTGATATAAGATCCTCATCCAAAAGTTCCTTAGCTTCTAGGTACCGCTGGTTAGGATGTCTTGGCTGGTTTATTACTCTTCCTATTATTGGGTTTGGATGATTGCTCAGGTTCTGTAGGCATCTTCTGCTTGATTGGATAAGATATTTgtcgagttttataattttggctTCTTCATACAGTCTCTTGTTGCTGACGTGTTTCTTGCGTATCCTGTCGTAGTGCATGCCTGTACAGATCCTTAAGATCTTCCTCTCCAATATTGCTAACTTGTTTAGATGGGATTTTGTCACCATGAACCAGATAGGAAAACAGTAAGTGATGATAGGCCTGATGAGCTGCTTGTACAGGAGAAGCTTTGTCTTTTGGCTGAGTCCGTTTCTTTTGAAACTTTTACTTTAAGATGGTGAAGAAAAAGTTAGCTGCtgataaattcgcatttttcgGATTGGTTTTTAGTATATGCCAACAATGAGG
This DNA window, taken from Episyrphus balteatus chromosome 2, idEpiBalt1.1, whole genome shotgun sequence, encodes the following:
- the LOC129912428 gene encoding larval cuticle protein 65Ag1-like, which codes for MKFVIVFVALFGLALAAPPQSSAEATVLRQDSNVGAEGYQFSVETSDGKSHSEEGQLKNIGTENEALSVRGSFTYLGDDGVTYSVSYVADENGFQPSAAHLPVAPVA
- the LOC129912427 gene encoding larval cuticle protein 65Ag1-like, with the protein product MKFVIVFVALFGLALAAPPQSNAEATVLRQDSNVGAEGYQFSVETSDGKSHSEEGQLKNIGTENEALSVRGSFTYLGDDGVTYSVSYVADENGFQPSAAHLPVAPVA